The Vicia villosa cultivar HV-30 ecotype Madison, WI linkage group LG1, Vvil1.0, whole genome shotgun sequence genome includes a region encoding these proteins:
- the LOC131630551 gene encoding uncharacterized protein LOC131630551: MHLHLPPPFTIIKLVLLTLHLLLQTTPILTLSPCKTSCGTIPINYPFALEDGCGSPQFRHMFNCTATDLFFQTPSGSYKVQSIDYNKQTMTLYDPSMSTCSILQPHHDFIMTDIQSAIIPPSQDTVFVLLNCSIDSPVLNHYKYLCFNFEGHTCDELYGGCNAFRVFHLLTNSSPPCCFTSYNTVKFMSMNILDCTHYTSVFNSDRLRGVGPLDWVYGIKLSFSLPDVGCESCKQSGGTCGFDTDTEGLLCLCSSFTNSTRECAAGSMISEGLNNAPWTKHLLVLLLVVLLHNMMELL; encoded by the exons ATGCATCTTCATCTTCCACCACCATTCACTATCATCAAACTTGTTCTACTAACCCTCCATCTACTACTACAAACCACTCCCATTCTCACTCTCTCTCCCTGCAAAACCTCATGTGGCACCATTCCCATAAACTACCCATTCGCCTTAGAAGACGGTTGCGGCTCACCCCAATTCCGCCACATGTTCAACTGCACAGCCACTGACTTATTCTTCCAAACCCCCTCCGGTTCCTACAAAGTCCAATCCATTGACTACAACAAACAAACAATGACACTCTACGACCCATCAATGTCAACCTGCTCCATTCTCCAACCACACCACGACTTCATCATGACGGATATTCAGTCTGCTATAATCCCTCCTTCACAAGACACTGTTTTCGTTCTGCTAAACTGCTCTATAGACTCACCTGTCCTCAACCATTACAAATATCTTTGCTTCAACTTTGAAGGACACACTTGTGATGAGCTATATGGTggttgtaatgcttttagggtgTTTCATTTGTTGACGAATAGTTCTCCACCTTGTTGTTTTACGAGCTATAATACTGTGAAGTTTATGAGTATGAATATTTTGGATTGTACGCATTATACTAGTGTGTTTAACAGTGATAGATTGAGAGGTGTTGGTCCTTTGGATTGGGTTTATGGGATTAAACTTTCTTTTAGTTTGCCGGATGTTGGATGTGAAAGTTGTAAGCAATCTGGTGGGACTTGTGGGTTTGATACTGATACTGAAGGTCTTCTTTGTCTCTGCTCAAGTTTCACTAATTCAACAAGGGAATGTG CTGCTGGAAGTATGATTTCAGAAGGATTGAACAATGCTCCTTGGACAAAGCACCtattggttttgcttcttgtaGTTTTACTTCACAATATGATGGAGCTACTTTGA